The Clupea harengus chromosome 6, Ch_v2.0.2, whole genome shotgun sequence genome contains a region encoding:
- the LOC105902991 gene encoding CUB and zona pellucida-like domain-containing protein 1: protein MIDPSCSLTSNDTHVMGTISINTCGTEMEEEGDFIIFRNSISSFDAPSAIITRRGQVKIGFSCQYPKVVDVYSHYLNKKSDYIFTEVNFGSFGYVFEVFTDSNFATAVAPETYPVEYQLLDMIYMGIKAQSTLSNTRLFVESCRATPTGNPKSIKYYDLISHGCNVDETIKVYPGSLTDFNFEIQAFKFTGELDEVFISCAVILCEASNPNSRCNQGCVNSTSSRRKRESGLETASHFLTQGPFRVARDGQRRSGERLNDDSETVSSSNKQTNVGTFVLAGLLIVSLVLLVGLIFYRHQRTRTLSQQNLLF from the exons GAAGAAGGCGATTTCATTATTTTCAGAAATAGCATCAGCTCATTTGATGCCCCCAGTGCAATCATTACTAGGAGGGGTCAGGTCAAGATTGGGTTCTCATGTCAGTACCCCAAGGTGGTCGATGTATATAGCCATTATCTGAACAAAAAATCGGACTACATTTTCACTGAGGTCAACTTTGGCAGCTTTGGCTACGTCTTTGAAGTTTTCACGGACAGCAACTTCGCCACTGCAGTGGCCCCCGAAACATACCCAGTGGAGTACCAGCTGCTAGACATGATCTATATGGGCATCAAGGCTCAAtccacactttcaaacacaagGCTGTTTGTAGAATCCTGCAGGGCCACTCCTACTGGTAACCCAAAGAGTATTAAATACTATGACCTGATCAGTCATGG GTGTAATGTAGATGAAACCATAAAGGTATATCCAGGCAGTCTAACCGATTTTAATTTTGAGATCCAAGCCTTTAAGTTCACCGGAGAGCTCGATGAG GTGTTTATTAGCTGTGCAGTTATCCTGTGTGAGGCAAGCAACCCAAACTCCAGATGTAATCAGGGCTGTGTGAACAGTACCTCTAGCAGGCGTAAGCGAGAAAGCGGGCTTGAGACAGCCAGCCACTTCCTCACTCAGGGTCCATTTCGTGTGGCGAGAGATGGTCAACGCCGTTCAG GTGAAAGGCTCAATGATGACTCTGAGACTGTGTCCAGTTCGAACAAGCAAACAAATGTCGGTACTTTTGTTCTCGCTGGTCTTCTCATCGTTTCCCTCGTGCTGCTGGTGGGACTCATATTCTACAGGCATCAGAGAACCAGAACCCTCAGCCAGCAGAACCTCTTGTTTTAA